In Opitutaceae bacterium TAV5, one genomic interval encodes:
- a CDS encoding AraC family transcriptional regulator, whose translation MATAIDSGILRLRDWSGLSCWPVYIYDRAFPVAGRSWTGIGQAHNAAWLARTGTISVTTGKHAVTAHPGEWIIPPRVSHRIQFDADADILSVRFYALWPDGRELINPPRGVVLGRESSRTLTRLAKRLERFADRNFTRADNGMEFKKADAVQYLALNSHFFAWLGELVGQLSAAGYPPTTPAHADERVLRAAHLLNTLPLSESWNLEWLARQTGLSPAQLNRLFVAAFETTPKAYHLERRKRAATHMLGEGRFSIKQVGLALGFSSTCYFTAWFRTKFGVPPGKWCREQATGR comes from the coding sequence ATGGCGACCGCTATCGATTCCGGCATTCTCCGCTTGCGCGACTGGTCCGGGCTGAGCTGCTGGCCGGTCTATATCTATGACCGGGCCTTCCCCGTTGCGGGCAGATCCTGGACCGGCATCGGCCAGGCGCACAACGCGGCCTGGCTGGCGCGGACGGGGACGATCAGCGTGACCACCGGAAAGCACGCGGTGACGGCGCATCCGGGCGAATGGATCATTCCTCCGCGGGTCAGTCATCGGATCCAATTCGATGCCGACGCGGACATCCTGTCCGTCCGTTTCTACGCGCTCTGGCCCGACGGACGCGAGTTGATCAATCCACCCCGGGGGGTCGTGCTCGGGCGCGAGAGCTCGCGCACGCTCACCCGGCTGGCCAAGCGGCTCGAACGGTTTGCCGACCGCAATTTCACCCGGGCCGACAACGGCATGGAATTCAAGAAAGCGGACGCCGTGCAGTACCTGGCGCTGAACAGCCACTTCTTCGCATGGCTGGGCGAACTCGTCGGCCAGTTGTCCGCCGCCGGCTACCCGCCGACGACTCCCGCGCATGCGGACGAACGGGTGCTGCGCGCCGCCCACCTGCTGAACACGCTTCCCCTGAGCGAATCGTGGAATCTCGAATGGCTGGCACGGCAAACCGGCCTGAGCCCCGCCCAGCTCAACCGCCTGTTTGTCGCCGCATTCGAGACCACGCCCAAGGCGTATCATCTGGAGCGCCGCAAGCGGGCCGCGACTCACATGCTGGGCGAAGGCCGGTTCTCTATCAAACAGGTCGGCCTCGCCCTGGGCTTCTCCTCCACCTGCTATTTCACCGCGTGGTTCCGGACGAAGTTCGGCGTCCCTCCCGGCAAATGGTGCCGGGAGCAGGCGACCGGGAGATAG
- a CDS encoding heparinase: MILIRKLSPMSKTAFLLPCLCFSLLCMASPVITPALFAASSPAPAAPATIVFPETLPAHPRLFARADDWTALRTRIAADPVSQQLFSLVRAEADALLAAPPVPLVKEGRRLLGPVRDIQGRVFRLALAYRLTDDTRYLDRALVEMRHLANAPDWNPSHFLDTAEAALALGTGYDWLHDQLAEADRTLIEDALITKALQPSFAAKHGWISGNNNWNQVCHGGLVAAALAIAERDPDLARRTVERACANLQHAAHAYAPDGAYVEGPMYWDYGTTFHVLLVESLRTALDTTAGLDAFPGFLASADYIQQVTTPASRFFNYGDAVERRGFSPALFWFARQSRRADLIRYDLAALQAHATRPAANTRPGWGGRFLPFALLWRDPSLSVSTGPETAPLHWFGRGPNPVGIHRSAWNDPRAVYLAIKGGSPSNNHAHMDAGSFILEADGVLWAVDTGMQSYHSLESVGLKLWSSRPDGDRWKVFRLGPESHNIPRVNGAPQVWNAAALPLRSRADGPAPFTQFDLTPLYADQVARFHRGVALLADHRTILQDEWTALPDRPATVTFQWLTRANVSLDSDRRTLRLRQAGKTLQLRVPAPLPAGAPVDITVEDTAALLSSWDAPNPGLKRILFRISTAAGESSRLVIEATPGTTPATTSASPATVRPLAEW; encoded by the coding sequence ATGATCCTCATACGGAAGCTTTCCCCGATGAGCAAAACCGCCTTTCTCCTTCCCTGTTTATGCTTCAGCCTGTTGTGCATGGCATCACCGGTCATCACCCCCGCCCTCTTCGCAGCATCATCCCCGGCCCCGGCGGCGCCCGCCACGATTGTTTTTCCCGAAACCCTGCCCGCTCACCCGCGACTCTTCGCCCGCGCCGATGACTGGACTGCGCTCCGTACCCGCATCGCCGCCGATCCCGTTTCACAACAGCTCTTCTCCCTCGTCCGCGCCGAAGCCGACGCGCTTCTCGCCGCGCCTCCCGTTCCCCTTGTCAAGGAAGGCCGCCGCCTTCTCGGCCCTGTCCGCGACATCCAGGGTCGCGTCTTCCGCCTCGCGCTTGCGTATCGGCTGACGGACGACACACGCTACCTCGATCGCGCTCTCGTCGAGATGCGCCATCTCGCCAATGCCCCCGACTGGAATCCGTCGCATTTTCTCGACACCGCCGAGGCCGCGCTCGCGCTCGGCACCGGTTACGACTGGCTCCATGACCAGCTCGCCGAGGCCGACCGGACCCTCATCGAAGACGCCCTGATCACCAAGGCCCTTCAACCCTCCTTCGCCGCAAAGCATGGGTGGATTTCCGGCAACAACAACTGGAACCAGGTTTGCCACGGCGGCCTTGTCGCCGCGGCCCTTGCCATCGCCGAACGCGATCCCGATCTCGCCCGCCGCACCGTCGAACGCGCCTGCGCCAACCTTCAGCACGCCGCCCACGCCTATGCGCCCGACGGCGCCTATGTCGAAGGCCCCATGTACTGGGATTACGGCACCACCTTTCACGTCCTGCTCGTCGAGTCCCTGCGCACGGCACTCGACACGACCGCCGGCCTCGACGCCTTTCCCGGATTCCTCGCCAGCGCCGACTATATCCAGCAGGTCACGACGCCGGCCAGCCGCTTTTTCAACTACGGCGACGCCGTCGAACGCCGCGGTTTCAGCCCTGCCCTTTTCTGGTTCGCGCGTCAGTCGCGTCGCGCCGACCTGATCCGGTACGACCTCGCTGCTCTCCAGGCCCATGCGACCCGGCCAGCCGCCAACACGCGTCCCGGTTGGGGCGGCCGTTTCCTGCCCTTCGCCCTGCTCTGGCGCGATCCGTCCCTTTCCGTCTCCACCGGTCCGGAAACGGCACCCCTTCACTGGTTCGGGCGCGGTCCCAATCCTGTCGGCATCCACCGCTCCGCCTGGAATGATCCTCGGGCCGTTTACCTCGCCATCAAGGGCGGCTCACCATCCAACAATCACGCGCACATGGACGCCGGCTCGTTTATTCTCGAAGCCGACGGCGTGCTCTGGGCTGTCGACACCGGCATGCAGAGCTACCACTCGCTCGAATCCGTCGGCCTCAAACTGTGGAGCTCCCGACCCGACGGCGACCGCTGGAAGGTTTTCCGCCTCGGTCCCGAAAGCCACAACATCCCCCGCGTCAACGGCGCCCCCCAGGTCTGGAACGCCGCCGCACTCCCTCTCCGTTCCCGCGCCGACGGCCCTGCCCCGTTCACCCAATTCGACCTCACCCCGCTCTATGCCGACCAGGTGGCACGGTTTCATCGCGGCGTCGCTCTGCTCGCCGATCATCGCACGATTCTGCAAGACGAATGGACGGCCCTTCCCGACCGCCCCGCGACCGTCACCTTCCAGTGGCTCACGCGCGCCAACGTCAGCCTCGACAGCGACCGCCGCACTCTCCGGCTCCGTCAGGCCGGCAAGACGTTGCAACTCCGGGTTCCCGCCCCTCTTCCCGCCGGCGCGCCGGTGGACATCACGGTGGAGGATACGGCGGCCCTTCTCTCGTCGTGGGATGCGCCCAACCCCGGGCTCAAACGCATCCTGTTCAGGATTTCCACCGCCGCCGGTGAGAGCAGCCGGCTCGTCATCGAAGCCACGCCCGGCACGACGCCAGCCACGACGTCCGCTTCGCCTGCCACCGTCAGGCCTCTCGCCGAATGGTGA
- a CDS encoding uroporphyrin-III C-methyltransferase yields MRWFFALCSAPVSDTTPAAPSAASATNASLTPLPGHLYVVATPIGNLADITDRARAILSRVDLIACEDTRTTGALLARLGLPHRELVAYHDHNEMETAVRLADQLAAGRSVAVVSDAGTPGISDPGFRIVRECRRRVLPVVPVPGACALTTVLGASGLPTNGFLFAGFLPPKSAARIAFLEKYRDFDYTLALYESCHRIEKFAAEIVERLGPDRVVCIAREVTKLHETFYVGRAGEVAARLGRSSLKGEFVVLVAPGDFVL; encoded by the coding sequence GTGCGGTGGTTTTTCGCGCTTTGCTCCGCGCCTGTGTCCGACACCACACCCGCCGCTCCATCCGCCGCTTCCGCGACCAATGCCTCTCTCACCCCGCTGCCGGGTCATCTCTACGTGGTCGCCACGCCCATCGGCAATCTGGCCGACATCACCGACCGCGCCCGCGCGATTCTTTCCCGGGTGGACCTGATCGCCTGCGAGGACACCCGCACCACCGGCGCGCTGCTTGCGCGGCTCGGCCTGCCGCACCGCGAACTCGTCGCCTACCATGATCACAACGAAATGGAAACCGCCGTCCGCCTCGCGGATCAACTCGCCGCCGGCCGCTCCGTGGCGGTGGTCAGCGACGCCGGCACGCCCGGGATCAGCGATCCCGGTTTCCGGATCGTGCGCGAATGCCGCCGGCGCGTGCTTCCCGTCGTGCCGGTGCCCGGAGCCTGCGCGCTGACGACGGTGCTCGGCGCGAGCGGCTTGCCGACCAACGGGTTTCTCTTCGCCGGTTTCCTCCCGCCCAAGTCGGCGGCGCGCATCGCGTTTCTCGAAAAGTATCGGGATTTTGATTACACGCTCGCTCTCTACGAAAGCTGCCACCGGATCGAGAAATTCGCCGCCGAGATTGTCGAAAGGCTCGGCCCCGATCGCGTGGTCTGCATCGCCCGCGAAGTGACCAAGCTCCACGAGACTTTTTATGTCGGACGCGCCGGGGAGGTCGCCGCCCGTCTCGGCCGGTCCAGCCTGAAAGGCGAGTTTGTGGTTCTCGTCGCTCCGGGCGATTTCGTGCTGTAA
- a CDS encoding tat (twin-arginine translocation) pathway signal sequence: protein MGIFHFSARSLSLDDSWDVIVVGGGPAGCTAAAAAARQGARTLLVEGMGALGGMGTNALVPAWCPFSDKQRIIYRGLAEHIFEASKKSTPHVPAEQLDWVPISAEDLKRIYDDMVLGEGAEVLFHTSLAAVEMRENGEVDALIVANKAGLSALRAKTYVDCTGDADLCFMAGAETRKGDGTGNTLMPATHCFVLTNVDEYGYRHGENLHANNKNSPIYAIRASGRYPLIPDTHLCSNLIGPGTVGFNAGHIFDFDNTDPWSISRGLTRGRKLARAYRDALAEFVPAAFGNAYLALTGSMMGVRETRRVISDYVLTFDDYIERRSFDDEICRNSYYIDIHRALNEEAKTFEHRKESEKKNSFRYGPGESHGIPYRCLTPKGLRNVLVAGRSISTERMVQGSVRVMPTCLAMGEAAGLAAAIAASANEPDVHAVNSGHLRALLRDHGAWLPDQAS, encoded by the coding sequence ATGGGCATTTTTCATTTTTCAGCTCGGTCGTTATCCCTGGATGACTCCTGGGATGTGATTGTGGTCGGAGGCGGCCCCGCGGGTTGCACCGCGGCCGCGGCGGCTGCCCGGCAAGGCGCGCGCACCCTGCTCGTCGAGGGCATGGGGGCGCTGGGTGGCATGGGCACCAATGCGCTGGTGCCGGCCTGGTGTCCGTTTTCCGACAAGCAGCGCATCATTTATCGCGGCCTGGCGGAGCACATTTTTGAAGCCTCCAAAAAGTCCACTCCCCATGTGCCCGCGGAGCAACTGGACTGGGTGCCGATCAGCGCCGAGGACCTGAAGCGCATCTACGACGACATGGTGCTCGGGGAGGGCGCGGAGGTCCTGTTTCACACTTCGCTAGCCGCGGTGGAAATGCGTGAAAACGGAGAGGTCGACGCGCTCATCGTGGCCAACAAGGCGGGGCTGAGCGCCCTGCGGGCCAAGACCTATGTCGATTGTACCGGTGACGCGGATCTCTGCTTCATGGCCGGAGCGGAGACCCGGAAGGGCGATGGCACGGGCAATACGCTCATGCCCGCCACCCATTGCTTTGTCCTGACCAACGTGGACGAATACGGATATCGCCACGGCGAAAATCTTCATGCGAACAACAAAAACAGTCCCATCTATGCGATCCGCGCATCCGGGCGTTATCCGCTGATTCCGGATACACACCTGTGCTCCAACCTGATCGGCCCCGGCACCGTCGGGTTCAACGCGGGTCACATTTTCGACTTCGACAACACCGATCCGTGGAGTATTTCGCGCGGTCTTACCCGGGGAAGAAAACTGGCCCGGGCCTACCGCGATGCGCTGGCCGAATTTGTGCCGGCGGCCTTTGGCAACGCTTATCTCGCGCTCACCGGGTCGATGATGGGCGTGCGCGAAACCCGCCGGGTAATCAGTGATTATGTGCTCACGTTCGACGACTACATCGAGCGTCGTTCCTTCGACGACGAGATTTGCCGCAACAGTTACTACATCGACATCCACCGGGCCCTGAACGAGGAGGCGAAAACCTTCGAGCACCGCAAGGAGTCCGAAAAGAAGAACTCCTTTCGCTACGGACCGGGAGAATCGCATGGCATCCCCTACCGTTGCCTGACGCCGAAGGGACTGCGCAATGTGCTGGTGGCAGGCCGCAGCATCTCCACCGAGCGGATGGTCCAAGGCAGCGTGCGCGTCATGCCGACCTGTCTGGCCATGGGTGAGGCGGCCGGCCTCGCCGCCGCCATCGCCGCCTCCGCCAACGAACCCGACGTCCATGCAGTGAACTCCGGGCATTTGCGCGCCCTGCTCCGCGATCACGGCGCCTGGCTGCCCGACCAGGCATCATGA
- a CDS encoding oligogalacturonide lyase encodes MTFPSEKHTYTDPHSGLPVTRLTHYKGHSHHFYFTNPGWYAGETRFLFSSDRANRTNLFGVDLDTGEIEQFTDIEPPPSPARFDFVTACKNAQRDEVYFWHDHTLCSVELATKKTRCLLEVEPGWKPSMTASSCDGVWLYFGLEEIVITEDYSNSRQNNLGIRSRWLAKPRSRIVRLPLSADGGAAGPLETVFEERALLGHINTSPTQPHLITYCHEGPWEEVDCRIWVMDTATGHRWKIEPPHRRFHIGHEFWYADGLHVGYHGITGGSETVIGGASVVEGAPGHWFAPQQTVTGHVYSLDGNLVVGDAYHDGVMKVWMRIDGVMQSPRVLCRHDCSFKIQQLHVHPRISPDGRSVIYTSDRGGYGNIYTAPLPQDAAAFNALPAWT; translated from the coding sequence ATGACCTTTCCCTCCGAAAAGCACACCTATACCGATCCGCACTCCGGCCTGCCCGTAACGCGGCTCACCCACTACAAGGGCCACAGCCACCACTTCTATTTCACCAATCCCGGCTGGTATGCTGGCGAAACCCGTTTCCTCTTCAGTTCCGACCGCGCCAATCGCACCAACCTGTTCGGCGTGGACCTCGACACCGGTGAAATCGAGCAGTTCACCGACATCGAGCCGCCGCCCTCTCCCGCCCGCTTCGATTTCGTCACCGCTTGCAAGAACGCGCAACGCGACGAGGTCTATTTCTGGCACGATCACACCCTCTGTTCAGTTGAACTGGCTACAAAGAAAACACGTTGCCTCCTGGAGGTGGAGCCCGGCTGGAAGCCAAGCATGACAGCCTCCTCCTGCGACGGCGTCTGGCTCTATTTCGGCCTCGAGGAAATTGTCATCACCGAAGACTACAGCAACAGCCGACAGAACAACCTCGGTATCCGCTCCCGCTGGCTGGCCAAGCCACGCAGCCGCATCGTCCGCCTTCCCCTTTCCGCCGACGGCGGCGCCGCCGGTCCGCTCGAAACCGTTTTCGAGGAACGTGCCCTGCTGGGCCACATCAACACCTCCCCGACGCAGCCACATCTGATTACCTACTGTCACGAAGGCCCCTGGGAGGAGGTGGACTGCCGCATTTGGGTGATGGATACCGCCACCGGCCATCGCTGGAAGATCGAACCGCCGCACCGCCGCTTTCACATCGGTCACGAATTCTGGTATGCCGACGGTCTTCACGTCGGTTACCACGGCATTACGGGAGGCTCCGAAACCGTCATCGGAGGCGCGAGCGTCGTCGAAGGCGCTCCCGGCCACTGGTTCGCGCCACAACAGACTGTCACCGGCCATGTGTATTCGCTCGACGGAAATCTCGTCGTCGGTGACGCCTACCATGATGGCGTCATGAAAGTCTGGATGCGCATCGACGGCGTCATGCAAAGCCCGCGCGTTCTCTGCCGGCACGATTGCTCCTTCAAAATCCAGCAACTTCATGTGCATCCCCGCATTTCGCCTGACGGCCGCTCTGTGATCTATACCTCCGATCGCGGCGGCTACGGCAACATCTACACCGCGCCGCTGCCACAAGACGCGGCCGCCTTCAACGCGTTGCCGGCGTGGACATGA
- a CDS encoding N-terminal cleavage protein — translation MKTCTPPPVSRRPLCPIRAFTLIELLTVIAIIGILAAIIIPVVGKVRQSAKAATCTSNLRQIGVAFTLYRNDNKGMAPPPLDSFNNNFENRTVWGYGQIRSVGLGRLQYEGYLNHGRTGVALLGDVKSKIFHCPSRDAGGGWAYDQTTHPDFIDYAYLISGDRYKAELDSGTAIATDTTGGDNQKAGQPIHGENANVLRADGSVHKVKFSVYSDPDRKASSFDRRSP, via the coding sequence ATGAAAACCTGCACGCCCCCACCTGTTTCCCGCCGTCCCCTCTGCCCGATCCGCGCGTTCACGCTGATCGAACTCCTTACCGTGATCGCCATCATCGGCATCCTGGCCGCCATCATCATTCCTGTCGTCGGCAAGGTCCGCCAGTCCGCCAAAGCCGCCACCTGCACCAGCAACCTCCGCCAGATCGGCGTCGCCTTTACGCTCTACCGCAACGACAACAAAGGCATGGCTCCGCCCCCGCTCGATTCTTTCAACAACAATTTTGAAAACCGTACTGTTTGGGGTTATGGCCAGATCAGGTCCGTCGGGCTCGGTCGCCTCCAGTATGAAGGTTACCTCAATCATGGTCGCACCGGTGTCGCCCTTCTCGGCGATGTGAAATCGAAAATATTCCACTGCCCGTCCCGCGACGCCGGTGGCGGGTGGGCCTATGACCAGACCACCCACCCCGACTTCATAGACTACGCCTATCTGATCTCTGGCGACCGCTACAAAGCCGAGCTCGATAGCGGCACCGCCATCGCCACCGACACGACCGGAGGAGACAACCAGAAAGCGGGGCAGCCCATCCATGGTGAAAATGCCAATGTTCTTCGCGCCGATGGTTCCGTCCACAAGGTGAAATTCAGCGTTTACAGCGATCCCGACCGCAAGGCTTCCTCCTTCGACCGACGCTCCCCGTAG
- a CDS encoding beta-galactosidase: MNRTKIPAALLSLIRAMLVFLALSSLHAQTEKIPLDGEWQFGLDPVGAGETQEWFKPGFVNSHWDKVRVPHCFSVDPRYHYYTGNAWYFKTFTVEPPAKDTRVFIHFDAVFYHATVWLNGKLLGEHEGGYTPFEFDATDLLSAKADRKNALVVRVNNVWSTHTIPGAKTRVSYQNLNYGQLFPWINYGGITRPVSLLVRPEFHIGKVKVETTPDLKAGTAALRVRAFVKNQSVDTTWTTNEIGLRLYRDGKRLPVDARVSGTPVGPQGAGVFQIEAVLPRESVELWGFDNPVMYDAEVIAGKDVMRIPFGIRSIEVRGTKLLLNGEALSLGGCNRPLDYPGYGSMDPETVLEQDMRLIKSGSMELSRISHYPVSTGMLDWADRHGLLIIGEAGNWQMTPEQMSDPVMREKFQAQMREMVERDWNHPSVIAWSLGNEYQSQTDAGQAWTRDMYAFVKSMDASRLVTFASNIVARPDIKKPEDEASQYVDFISANIYGDHFKRLQRIHALYPEKPVYVSEFGLRADKVKNEQERMNYLRRAMADFRKCDFLIGASVWTFNDYQSSFPGTNANGYRPFGLVEPDRTPRAMYYAWQKEFAPAVVTVKKTDSGAFEASVTARADFPGYTLHNYKLKAGGSVFEISRLHPGESRIFTITPGADSAKLTVELEKPGGFTILKTEYPAR; the protein is encoded by the coding sequence ATGAACCGGACAAAAATCCCTGCCGCATTGCTCTCCCTGATACGGGCAATGCTGGTGTTTCTCGCGTTGTCGTCACTGCACGCGCAAACGGAAAAAATCCCGCTCGATGGCGAGTGGCAATTCGGGCTCGATCCCGTTGGCGCAGGCGAAACGCAAGAGTGGTTCAAACCCGGATTCGTCAATTCGCACTGGGACAAGGTCCGCGTGCCCCACTGCTTTTCCGTTGATCCACGTTATCATTACTACACCGGCAACGCGTGGTATTTCAAAACCTTCACCGTCGAACCGCCGGCCAAGGACACCCGTGTTTTTATCCATTTCGATGCGGTCTTTTATCACGCGACGGTTTGGCTGAACGGCAAGCTGCTCGGAGAGCACGAGGGCGGCTACACACCGTTCGAGTTTGACGCCACCGATCTGTTGTCCGCCAAGGCCGACCGGAAAAACGCGCTGGTCGTCCGCGTCAACAACGTATGGAGCACTCACACCATTCCCGGAGCCAAAACCAGGGTTTCGTACCAAAATCTTAATTACGGACAATTGTTCCCCTGGATCAATTACGGCGGGATCACGCGCCCGGTGAGCCTGCTCGTGCGGCCGGAATTTCACATCGGCAAGGTGAAGGTGGAGACGACTCCCGATCTGAAGGCCGGGACTGCGGCATTGCGTGTCCGGGCATTTGTAAAAAATCAGTCCGTGGACACGACGTGGACGACGAACGAGATCGGCCTTCGCCTCTACCGTGACGGGAAGAGACTCCCGGTTGATGCCAGGGTTTCCGGTACGCCGGTGGGGCCACAAGGCGCAGGTGTCTTTCAGATCGAGGCCGTGTTGCCCCGGGAGTCCGTCGAACTCTGGGGGTTTGATAACCCGGTTATGTATGACGCCGAGGTGATCGCGGGAAAGGATGTGATGCGGATTCCCTTTGGCATCCGCAGCATCGAGGTGCGGGGAACGAAGTTGTTGTTGAACGGCGAAGCGCTTTCCCTCGGCGGGTGCAACCGTCCGCTGGATTACCCGGGCTATGGCTCGATGGATCCGGAAACGGTTCTGGAGCAGGACATGCGCCTGATCAAAAGCGGAAGCATGGAGTTGTCACGCATCAGTCACTACCCGGTTTCGACCGGGATGCTGGACTGGGCGGATCGGCATGGCCTGTTGATCATCGGTGAGGCGGGCAACTGGCAGATGACGCCGGAGCAGATGTCCGATCCGGTGATGCGTGAAAAATTCCAGGCGCAGATGCGGGAGATGGTGGAACGCGACTGGAATCATCCTTCGGTCATCGCCTGGAGCCTGGGGAATGAATACCAGTCGCAGACCGACGCCGGACAGGCATGGACGCGGGACATGTATGCGTTTGTGAAGTCGATGGATGCTTCGCGGCTGGTGACATTTGCCAGCAACATCGTTGCCCGCCCCGACATCAAAAAGCCGGAGGATGAGGCGTCGCAGTATGTGGATTTTATCAGCGCCAACATTTACGGAGACCATTTCAAGCGTCTGCAACGGATCCACGCACTGTATCCGGAAAAGCCGGTTTACGTGAGCGAATTCGGACTTCGGGCGGACAAGGTCAAAAACGAGCAGGAGCGGATGAACTATTTGCGACGGGCGATGGCGGATTTTCGCAAATGTGATTTTCTGATTGGAGCCTCGGTGTGGACGTTCAACGATTACCAGAGTTCCTTTCCCGGAACCAACGCGAACGGGTATCGTCCCTTTGGATTGGTAGAACCGGATCGAACGCCAAGGGCGATGTATTACGCCTGGCAAAAGGAATTCGCACCGGCGGTCGTCACGGTGAAGAAGACGGATTCCGGGGCGTTCGAGGCAAGCGTCACGGCGCGAGCGGATTTTCCGGGTTACACGTTGCACAACTACAAGCTCAAGGCGGGAGGAAGCGTATTTGAAATTTCACGGCTGCACCCCGGTGAAAGCAGAATCTTCACGATTACTCCCGGAGCCGACTCCGCAAAATTGACGGTAGAGCTGGAAAAGCCGGGAGGTTTCACGATCCTGAAAACGGAGTACCCTGCCCGATAG
- a CDS encoding phosphatase GppA produces the protein MSAAAGHRHSPVSAPYSAAAVIDIGSNSIKILVATRLADGSVSALRHHTIDSRISAGINQAAPRLGEPGMEAGLAAIQELLALAAGYEPAYIALVATSAIRDAVNGAEFCERVFRATGHRIRILSGEEEANLIGRGLTSDHELAGLRDFQVFDLGGGSLECLRFRDRRIERAISLRLGCVRLTERFIADPRAPLSPAEAGAIAAHVRAEVTTAFPDLAVPGFDAIFAGGSVATIRAIRGIRDGVPLVNTTATVTATEMRALLARLAPMTLAECQRVPGLPPPRADVFRTALVTLVTLAECAGVETVYHTFNNLRWGVADELLPPVAKTSGS, from the coding sequence ATGTCTGCGGCTGCCGGTCATCGTCATTCCCCTGTGAGCGCTCCCTACTCAGCCGCGGCCGTCATTGATATCGGTTCCAACTCGATAAAAATCCTCGTTGCCACCCGCCTGGCGGACGGATCGGTCAGCGCGTTGCGTCATCACACCATCGACTCGCGCATCAGCGCCGGCATCAACCAGGCGGCGCCCAGGCTCGGCGAGCCCGGGATGGAGGCCGGCCTCGCCGCCATTCAGGAGCTGCTCGCGCTGGCGGCCGGTTACGAGCCGGCGTATATCGCGCTGGTCGCCACGAGCGCGATCCGCGATGCGGTCAACGGCGCGGAGTTTTGCGAACGTGTCTTCCGCGCCACCGGCCACCGTATCCGCATCCTCAGCGGCGAGGAGGAAGCCAATCTCATCGGACGCGGGCTGACCAGCGATCATGAGCTGGCCGGGTTGCGCGATTTTCAGGTATTCGATCTCGGGGGCGGCAGCCTCGAATGCCTGCGTTTCCGTGACCGCCGGATCGAGCGCGCCATCAGCCTGCGGCTCGGTTGCGTGCGGCTGACGGAGCGTTTTATCGCCGACCCGCGGGCGCCGCTTTCGCCGGCCGAAGCCGGGGCCATTGCGGCGCACGTGCGCGCAGAGGTGACGACGGCATTTCCCGATCTGGCGGTTCCGGGTTTCGATGCGATCTTTGCCGGTGGCAGCGTGGCCACAATCCGGGCGATTCGCGGCATCCGTGACGGCGTGCCGCTGGTGAACACGACGGCGACAGTCACGGCAACGGAGATGCGTGCTCTGCTGGCGAGACTTGCGCCAATGACCCTGGCCGAGTGCCAGCGCGTGCCAGGTCTGCCGCCGCCGCGGGCGGATGTCTTCCGCACGGCGCTGGTCACGCTGGTGACGCTGGCCGAGTGCGCCGGTGTCGAGACGGTTTATCACACCTTCAACAACCTGCGCTGGGGCGTGGCGGACGAATTGCTGCCGCCGGTGGCAAAGACTTCCGGATCGTGA